Proteins from a genomic interval of Solea solea chromosome 10, fSolSol10.1, whole genome shotgun sequence:
- the c10h19orf67 gene encoding UPF0575 protein C19orf67 homolog, with product MTDVSVELQQPACRRCRELDDRCGEEQSDELDEEALMFLADVALAPPCGDDKSCSRDCEACDCELERSLQVLQLQLQFLMSKAEDLQDLLGNSRQDHVESFLLTCQPYFNHLQSTAWSSMSQHTHLPQNINTMLLDLSQQLCDKLEQLVLTYARHNLLCLDESEPNSVSHFCVGQILLSPLRVTVFRYCRLTPFLARVNTGLYKRMRWNVERLRDGQPWADEDRGGECKECEADKVGETEYYFMCCENIPNAHAEADSESQGICHDEVVKMWTIGQWVQMNPNPDTEDIYDWIKCEVPQARYQRLLFLGSEELSCCSATDLLQQLLSSQQSTEQF from the exons ATGACAGATGTGTCGGTTGAACTCCAGCAGCCAGCGTGCAGGAGATGCAGAGAGCTGGATGACAGATGTGGCGAGGAGCAGTCAGACG AGCTGGATGAGGAGGCGTTGATGTTCCTGGCTGATGTCGCTCTGGCGCCACCCTGCGGTGATGACAAGTCCTGCAGCCGTGACTGTGAGGCTTGCGACTGTGAGTTGGAGAGGAGCCTCCAggttctgcagctgcagctccagtTCCTCATGAGCAAAGCAGAAGACTTACAGGACCTCCTGGGAAATAG caGACAGGATCATGTAGagagtttcctgttgacctgtCAACCTTACTTCAATCACCTGCAATCCACAGCCTGGAGCAGCATGTCCCAGCACACCCATCTGCCTCAAAACATCAATACAATG ctgCTAGATCTCTCTCAGCAGCTGTGTGACAAGTTGGAGCAGCTGGTGTTAACCTACGCCAGACACAATCTCCTCTGTTTGGACGAAAGTGAACCTAACAG TGTGTCTCATTTCTGCGTGGGTCAGATTCTGCTCAGCCCCCTGAGGGTGACGGTGTTCCGCTACTGTAGGCTCACGCCGTTCCTGGCTCGGGTCAACACCGGCTTGTACAAGAGGATGCGGTGGAATGTGGAGAGGCTGCGAGACGGACAGCCGTGGGCAGATGAAGATCGAGGTGGCGAGTGCAAGGAGTGCGAGGCAGACAAAGTTGGAGAAACAGAATA TTACTTCATGTGCTGTGAGAATATTCCCAATGCACACGCAGAGGCCGACAGTGAGAGCCAAGGCATCTGCCATGATGAAGTGGTGAAGATGTGGACCATTGGTCAGTGGGTGCAGATGAACCCAAACCCCGACACAGAGGACATCTACGACTG gaTCAAATGTGAGGTTCCTCAGGCCAGATATCAAAGGCTGTTGTTCCTGGGCAGTGAGGAGCTGTCGTGCTGCAGTGCTACCGAtcttctgcagcagctgctgtcgtCACAACAGTCAACAGAGCAGTTTTAG